The following proteins are co-located in the Brevibacillus laterosporus DSM 25 genome:
- the mgtA gene encoding magnesium-translocating P-type ATPase, translating to MKQAKHLNNKSLNHDISSRLIKASTSNIDNLLQSLNTTVTGLSESEVNKRLNQYGQNQIAQEKQPAWYVQLLSCFKNPFILILLGLDIFSYFSDDIEASVIISTMVSISVLITFTQEFRSKRTAEKLKAMVKTTVTVTRLSIKQEIDMEKLVPGDIIHLSAGDLVPADVRILNSKNLFISESALTGEAFPVEKQATADQSLHALELSNLCYMGTNVISGTATALVISTGSSTYFGSMAKTLIDKRPLTSFDKGVNSITFVLIRFMLIMVPIIFFINGFTKGDWMEAFFFGLSVAVGLTPEMLPVIVTANLAKGAISMARKQVVVKKLNAIQNFGAMNILCTDKTGTLTEDKIVVEKHVDILGNPNVNVLRYAYLNSYHQTGLKNLLDVAIVEHAQRMNLLEDEKNVQKIDEIPFDFNRRRMSVVLKNNEEHLLICKGAVEEILSNCTLVSSNGQIMPLTSEIVENINKVVHDLNTDGLRVIAVAIKPSDPREHVYSVKDESEMILVGYIGFLDPPKESAASAIQKLHANGVDVKVLTGDNAVVARKVCTDLGLQVDQVIIGGEIDDVTDEMLADLAEKTTVFAKLNPLQKARIVRVLQDKGHTVGFMGDGINDAASLREADVGISVDSAVDIAKESADIILLEKSLLVLEDGIMEGRRTFGNIIKYIKMTASSNFGNVFSVLGSSLFLPFLPMLPIHLLIQNLFYDISQLSIPWDNMDKKFLQTPRKWDAKSVGRFMIFIGPISSIFDYATYFVMYYVFAANTIADQSLFQSGWFIEGLLSQTLIVHMIRTEKIPFIQSRASFPVLLLTSIIIIAGIYIPFSAFGASVGLQPLPLEYFPWLVGILLSYALLTHFIKKWYIRTFDEWL from the coding sequence ATGAAACAAGCTAAACATCTCAATAATAAATCGTTGAACCACGACATTTCTTCTCGTCTAATTAAGGCATCGACTTCGAATATTGATAATCTTCTGCAATCGTTGAACACAACTGTGACGGGACTATCAGAATCCGAAGTCAATAAGAGATTAAATCAATACGGCCAAAACCAAATTGCCCAAGAGAAACAGCCAGCATGGTATGTACAACTTCTTTCATGCTTCAAGAATCCGTTTATTCTGATTTTGCTTGGGTTAGATATATTCTCCTATTTTTCAGATGATATAGAAGCATCCGTCATCATTAGCACAATGGTTTCCATCAGTGTACTTATTACCTTTACTCAGGAGTTCCGTTCCAAACGAACCGCAGAAAAATTGAAAGCGATGGTCAAAACAACTGTAACCGTAACCCGTCTATCTATAAAGCAAGAAATCGACATGGAGAAGCTGGTACCTGGTGACATTATTCATCTGTCCGCCGGAGATCTTGTTCCAGCGGACGTTCGAATTCTCAATTCCAAAAATTTGTTTATTAGCGAATCGGCTCTCACTGGGGAAGCATTTCCCGTAGAAAAACAAGCTACTGCTGATCAATCTCTTCACGCCTTAGAGCTTTCCAATCTTTGTTATATGGGAACAAACGTGATAAGTGGAACTGCCACTGCCCTAGTGATTTCAACCGGTTCTTCTACCTACTTCGGTTCCATGGCAAAAACATTGATAGATAAGCGTCCGTTGACAAGCTTTGATAAAGGCGTGAACAGTATCACCTTTGTCCTTATTCGCTTTATGTTGATTATGGTCCCCATCATTTTTTTCATAAACGGTTTTACAAAAGGTGATTGGATGGAAGCTTTTTTCTTTGGATTATCCGTCGCTGTTGGCTTAACACCAGAAATGCTTCCCGTTATTGTAACGGCTAATCTGGCCAAAGGTGCAATCAGCATGGCACGAAAACAGGTAGTTGTGAAAAAACTGAATGCTATCCAAAATTTTGGAGCTATGAATATTCTATGCACCGATAAGACTGGAACACTTACAGAAGATAAAATCGTTGTAGAAAAACATGTAGATATTCTCGGAAATCCCAATGTGAACGTGTTGAGATATGCTTATTTGAACAGTTACCATCAAACAGGATTAAAAAACTTGTTAGATGTTGCGATCGTCGAGCATGCCCAACGAATGAACCTTCTGGAAGACGAGAAAAATGTTCAAAAAATAGATGAAATCCCCTTCGATTTTAATCGCCGCCGTATGTCAGTCGTACTAAAAAACAACGAAGAACATCTTCTCATTTGTAAGGGAGCTGTGGAAGAAATTCTGAGTAATTGTACTCTAGTATCTAGTAATGGACAGATCATGCCCCTCACATCGGAAATTGTGGAAAACATAAATAAAGTGGTACATGATTTAAATACGGATGGTCTGCGCGTCATCGCCGTTGCCATCAAGCCTTCTGATCCACGCGAACATGTATACAGTGTCAAAGACGAAAGTGAAATGATCCTTGTAGGGTATATTGGATTCTTAGATCCACCAAAGGAAAGTGCCGCGAGTGCAATACAAAAACTGCATGCAAACGGCGTCGATGTGAAAGTGCTTACAGGTGATAATGCAGTGGTTGCTCGTAAGGTTTGTACAGATTTAGGTTTACAGGTAGATCAGGTTATCATTGGAGGAGAAATTGATGATGTAACGGATGAGATGTTAGCTGATCTAGCAGAAAAGACAACAGTCTTTGCCAAACTAAATCCGTTACAAAAGGCAAGAATCGTACGCGTACTTCAAGACAAAGGACACACCGTGGGGTTTATGGGGGATGGAATCAATGATGCTGCATCTTTGCGTGAGGCAGATGTGGGAATTTCGGTTGATTCAGCAGTCGATATCGCAAAAGAATCAGCAGACATCATTTTGTTAGAGAAAAGCTTACTGGTATTAGAAGATGGAATTATGGAAGGACGTAGAACGTTCGGAAACATCATTAAATATATCAAAATGACCGCCAGTTCTAATTTCGGTAACGTGTTTAGTGTTTTGGGTTCAAGCTTATTTCTACCTTTCCTTCCCATGTTACCCATTCATTTATTAATTCAAAATTTGTTTTACGATATTTCACAGCTATCCATTCCTTGGGACAATATGGATAAAAAGTTTTTACAGACTCCAAGAAAATGGGATGCGAAATCGGTGGGGCGATTCATGATTTTCATTGGTCCAATTAGCTCGATCTTCGATTATGCCACCTATTTCGTCATGTATTATGTATTTGCAGCCAACACTATTGCTGATCAATCCTTATTCCAATCTGGCTGGTTTATCGAAGGATTATTGTCTCAGACTCTCATAGTGCATATGATTCGTACGGAAAAAATACCATTTATTCAAAGTAGAGCTAGTTTTCCGGTTTTACTTTTAACCAGTATTATTATAATAGCAGGAATCTATATTCCCTTCTCTGCATTTGGAGCAAGTGTTGGATTACAGCCGTTACCACTGGAATATTTCCCATGGCTAGTAGGGATACTACTTAGTTATGCACTTCTCACCCATTTCATAAAAAAATGGTACATTCGTACCTTTGATGAATGGCTGTAA
- a CDS encoding DUF2785 domain-containing protein yields the protein MSLKKKLLSIKSNDFEAPPNAFELALEMTSSIGSPDPQLRDELIYSVFSKWILDGVLSPKEMSKLLTIILNDQHLFYRIGETGTDSVFTRSFSVLLIPLILIAHKNNPFLKGEEILQIKENLFNYIAQEIDLRGYVAGKGWAHATAHAADALDDLAQCLEIEKADLQKILDVVRVKITVTQTTYLHEEDERMVTAVLSVLKRDVFTNNEIDLWIKSFFDQLDDDFSIGSYAQKINVKNFFRSLYYRLHEQGKYPTIIQTLFNLSKY from the coding sequence ATGTCGCTTAAGAAAAAATTACTTTCTATAAAATCGAATGACTTTGAAGCACCGCCTAATGCTTTTGAGTTAGCCTTGGAAATGACCTCAAGTATTGGTTCACCAGATCCCCAGTTGCGCGACGAGTTAATCTATTCAGTGTTTTCAAAATGGATCTTGGATGGCGTGCTTTCTCCAAAAGAAATGAGCAAACTACTTACCATCATTCTGAACGATCAGCACTTGTTTTACCGTATTGGCGAAACTGGTACTGATTCGGTGTTCACACGTTCTTTTTCCGTATTATTAATCCCGTTAATCCTGATCGCACATAAAAACAATCCTTTTCTGAAAGGAGAAGAAATTCTTCAGATAAAAGAAAATCTGTTTAACTACATAGCACAGGAAATAGATCTTCGTGGGTATGTCGCCGGAAAAGGCTGGGCCCACGCAACGGCTCATGCTGCAGATGCTCTCGATGATTTAGCGCAATGCCTAGAGATTGAAAAAGCTGATCTTCAAAAAATTCTTGATGTTGTACGAGTAAAAATCACAGTCACACAAACGACTTATTTACATGAAGAAGATGAACGAATGGTAACAGCAGTTTTATCTGTGTTGAAGCGAGATGTTTTTACAAACAATGAAATCGATCTGTGGATCAAAAGTTTTTTCGATCAGCTCGATGATGATTTTTCGATAGGTTCTTATGCACAGAAGATCAATGTAAAAAATTTTTTTCGGAGTCTCTACTATCGCCTGCATGAGCAAGGTAAGTACCCTACAATAATCCAAACTCTTTTTAATTTGAGTAAATATTGA
- a CDS encoding MBL fold metallo-hydrolase, with the protein MLHFICTTCGVQYPKSKEAPPFCLICKEERQFVNPIGQAWTTLEELQQHADYTNEIVQKEDGLFSITTKPKFAIGQNAYLLQSNGFQLLWDCITFLDQSTIEEIEKLGGIQAIALSHPHYYSTQVEWAEIFNAPIYVHEDDKEWITRPSEHIVYWSGESHSLTDQLTIHRLGGHFKGGSVLHWKDGNNGKGVLLTGDIIQVVADNSWVSFMYSYPNLIPLPANKVRAMADKVKDLPFNRLYNAFHGIVAEHANESVQNSAERYIKALEGQLFQT; encoded by the coding sequence ATGTTACATTTCATCTGCACTACCTGCGGAGTTCAATATCCAAAAAGCAAGGAAGCTCCCCCTTTTTGCCTGATCTGTAAGGAAGAAAGACAATTCGTGAACCCTATTGGACAAGCCTGGACAACACTAGAAGAGCTACAGCAACATGCAGACTATACGAATGAAATTGTACAAAAAGAAGACGGATTATTCAGTATTACAACGAAACCCAAATTTGCTATAGGACAAAATGCGTACCTCCTACAGAGTAATGGTTTTCAGCTTTTGTGGGATTGTATAACCTTTTTGGATCAATCAACCATTGAGGAAATAGAGAAGCTAGGTGGAATCCAAGCAATCGCCCTTTCCCATCCACATTATTACTCCACTCAAGTGGAATGGGCTGAAATCTTTAACGCCCCTATCTATGTTCATGAAGATGATAAAGAATGGATTACTCGTCCCAGTGAACATATCGTGTATTGGTCAGGAGAATCTCATTCCTTGACGGATCAATTGACTATTCATCGTTTAGGAGGACATTTTAAAGGCGGGTCTGTCTTGCATTGGAAGGATGGAAATAACGGAAAAGGTGTCCTTTTAACAGGAGATATCATTCAAGTGGTGGCAGACAATTCTTGGGTAAGCTTTATGTACAGCTATCCCAATTTGATTCCATTACCTGCTAATAAAGTAAGAGCAATGGCCGATAAAGTAAAGGATTTGCCATTTAATCGTCTATATAACGCGTTTCATGGAATCGTAGCTGAGCATGCTAATGAATCCGTGCAAAATTCTGCTGAACGATATATCAAGGCGTTAGAAGGACAGTTGTTTCAAACATGA
- a CDS encoding DUF423 domain-containing protein — MLKRYVTAGAVLALLGVALGAFGAHVLEKMLDAKGLATFETGVRYQMYHALGLLFVGLLGKQVGESALLKWAGTFLLAGILIFSGSLYLLCVTGVKMLGAITPIGGVCFLLGWLFVVLAVRQKS, encoded by the coding sequence ATGCTAAAACGTTACGTAACAGCGGGCGCCGTACTAGCATTGTTAGGTGTAGCCTTGGGAGCTTTTGGTGCTCATGTACTAGAAAAGATGCTAGATGCTAAAGGTTTAGCCACTTTTGAAACCGGAGTACGCTACCAAATGTACCATGCATTGGGCTTGTTATTCGTAGGGCTGTTAGGAAAACAAGTAGGGGAATCTGCTTTGTTGAAATGGGCTGGTACCTTTTTATTAGCTGGTATTCTCATTTTCTCAGGTTCCTTGTATCTCTTATGTGTAACAGGAGTCAAAATGCTAGGTGCAATCACTCCGATCGGTGGTGTCTGTTTTTTATTAGGCTGGTTGTTTGTGGTTTTGGCAGTCAGACAAAAATCATAA
- a CDS encoding antibiotic biosynthesis monooxygenase family protein: MSGIAKTPHPPYYAVIFASQRTEGDRGYGKMAEKMVELASKQKGFLGVESARDEGLGITVSYWESLDAIKNWKEHSAHQVAQDRGKNEWYKNFALRICKVERDNIFGI; the protein is encoded by the coding sequence TTGAGTGGAATTGCAAAAACTCCTCATCCCCCCTACTATGCGGTGATATTTGCTTCGCAACGAACTGAGGGCGACAGAGGTTATGGAAAAATGGCTGAAAAAATGGTAGAGCTAGCGTCTAAACAGAAAGGATTTTTAGGTGTAGAAAGTGCCCGTGATGAAGGTCTGGGAATAACTGTTTCATACTGGGAATCTTTAGATGCGATAAAGAATTGGAAGGAACATTCAGCACATCAAGTTGCACAGGATAGAGGTAAAAATGAATGGTACAAAAACTTTGCACTAAGAATATGTAAAGTAGAAAGAGATAATATTTTTGGAATCTGA
- a CDS encoding BMC domain-containing protein — MEEKQRVIQEYVPGKQVTLAHLIANPNPDLYKKLGLLSENIKAIGILTITPSEASIIAADVATKSADVSIGFVDRFSGSLVITGDISSVESALREVLNMLSEVLHFSATSITRS; from the coding sequence ATGGAAGAGAAACAACGTGTCATACAAGAATATGTTCCAGGAAAGCAGGTGACCCTAGCCCACTTGATTGCGAATCCCAATCCTGATCTGTATAAGAAACTGGGGCTTCTCTCTGAAAATATCAAGGCGATTGGAATCCTGACCATAACACCAAGCGAGGCATCCATCATTGCCGCAGATGTAGCCACAAAATCAGCAGATGTTTCCATTGGTTTCGTAGATAGATTCAGCGGATCGCTTGTCATTACCGGCGATATTTCAAGTGTGGAATCTGCGCTTCGAGAAGTGTTGAATATGCTCTCTGAAGTATTACATTTTTCAGCTACATCCATAACGAGGTCATAG
- a CDS encoding 1-propanol dehydrogenase PduQ, with protein MNHFQIKTLIHFGTDALSSLRSIENKRIFVVTDPFMIKSGMIDKVKLQLEEKNEHITIFHNIVPDPPLENIVNGIQVMSAADPDIVIALGGGSAIDAAKAICLFNNRMNQKETTAKEVTFIAVPTTSGTGSEVTNFSVVTDSNKNVKYPLVSDEMLPTEAILDPELVKTVPSFITADTGIDVLTHALEAYVSTLASDFTDAFSEKAIRLVFAYLEKSFRNGEDRLAREKMHNASCIAGLAFNTASLGISHSMAHIIGAKFHIPHGRSNGIVLPYVIEYNAHIKGYTDRNFSIASNKYAEIAKLLNLPSSDTRNGVKNLIIAVKKLRKDLGMPASLKEEGVKKEDFYRELDSLAEVAMQDKCTITNPRPPSVGELRNLFEQAYLGN; from the coding sequence ATGAATCATTTTCAAATAAAAACGCTCATTCATTTTGGGACAGACGCATTATCTAGCCTTCGAAGTATAGAGAATAAACGTATTTTCGTGGTGACAGACCCTTTTATGATTAAATCGGGGATGATTGATAAAGTAAAACTACAGCTCGAAGAAAAAAACGAACATATCACTATTTTTCATAATATCGTGCCAGATCCTCCACTTGAAAACATCGTGAATGGCATACAGGTCATGAGTGCAGCCGATCCTGATATCGTGATTGCTTTAGGTGGTGGATCAGCTATTGATGCGGCAAAGGCAATTTGTCTTTTTAACAATCGTATGAATCAGAAAGAAACAACTGCAAAAGAAGTAACATTCATCGCAGTGCCAACTACGAGTGGAACTGGTTCTGAGGTAACGAATTTTTCAGTGGTTACAGATAGTAACAAAAATGTAAAATACCCCCTTGTTTCTGATGAAATGCTACCAACTGAAGCGATCCTAGACCCTGAGCTCGTAAAAACTGTTCCTTCCTTCATAACAGCTGATACTGGGATCGATGTCTTAACTCATGCGCTGGAAGCCTATGTATCAACACTTGCTTCGGACTTTACAGACGCTTTTTCAGAGAAAGCCATTCGTCTTGTTTTTGCCTATTTAGAAAAATCGTTCCGGAATGGAGAAGATCGTCTAGCACGTGAGAAAATGCATAATGCCTCCTGTATAGCCGGTCTCGCCTTTAATACTGCCTCACTTGGGATCAGCCACAGTATGGCACATATCATTGGTGCAAAGTTTCATATCCCTCATGGAAGAAGCAATGGCATTGTGTTGCCATACGTTATTGAATACAACGCCCACATTAAAGGATATACGGATCGAAATTTTAGTATCGCGTCCAATAAATATGCAGAGATTGCTAAACTTTTGAATTTACCTTCCTCCGATACACGAAACGGAGTAAAGAATCTAATTATCGCAGTGAAAAAACTTCGAAAAGATCTAGGAATGCCCGCATCTCTTAAAGAAGAGGGGGTAAAAAAAGAGGATTTTTATCGAGAGCTAGATAGTTTAGCCGAGGTGGCTATGCAGGATAAATGCACAATTACGAATCCACGTCCCCCTAGTGTTGGAGAACTAAGGAATCTATTTGAACAAGCTTATCTAGGAAATTAA
- a CDS encoding DUF6877 family protein, producing MTYLEQINKIAGQLPLAVLKDINQRVGDWLTSGGKEDDPYIQQQLRACFE from the coding sequence ATGACTTATTTGGAGCAAATAAATAAAATCGCAGGACAACTCCCACTAGCTGTATTAAAAGACATTAATCAACGTGTAGGTGATTGGCTTACAAGTGGAGGAAAAGAGGACGATCCGTATATACAACAGCAACTAAGAGCATGTTTTGAATAA
- a CDS encoding DUF1641 domain-containing protein, which yields MAKPITKIAEPTETKEEHQELHLTQLKEEIAMHAESIRQSVKLLDELHQAGVLETMQSMVQSKEKMAGIAVKQLVKPNVTKSINNVMALTEALAQIEPEMTKKLVSSLTHGLQKAEEASAKESKIGMFDLFRALQDPDINRAISFGLHMLKGIGENLGEQERQK from the coding sequence ATGGCCAAACCAATTACCAAAATAGCCGAACCAACCGAAACAAAAGAAGAACACCAGGAGCTGCATCTTACTCAATTAAAAGAAGAGATTGCCATGCATGCCGAAAGTATTCGTCAATCCGTAAAACTGTTGGATGAGCTACATCAAGCAGGAGTCCTAGAAACGATGCAATCTATGGTTCAAAGTAAGGAAAAGATGGCTGGCATCGCAGTTAAGCAGTTGGTAAAGCCAAATGTAACTAAATCTATTAATAACGTCATGGCGTTAACAGAAGCCTTAGCTCAAATAGAACCAGAAATGACCAAGAAGCTGGTCTCAAGTCTAACACATGGTCTACAAAAAGCAGAAGAAGCCAGCGCTAAAGAGAGTAAAATTGGTATGTTTGATCTGTTTAGAGCACTACAAGACCCTGATATTAATCGTGCAATTTCTTTTGGCTTACATATGTTGAAAGGGATAGGGGAAAATCTAGGGGAGCAAGAGAGGCAAAAATAG
- a CDS encoding dicarboxylate/amino acid:cation symporter, producing MKKLGLLPKIILGIILGVIIGSFSPEWIVKGTATFSGMFSNFLDFIIPLIIIGFIAPGIGELGKGAGKLLGLTTAIAYGSTIVAGLSAYFVSTSFFPHIIEVGTLTSAFKNPEEALTQAYFTIEIPPIMGVMSALILAFTLGLGSAALKGDTLLKVMVDLRGIVEKVISSVIVPLLPVHIMCVFTNLTYAGQVQMIISVFFKVFIIIIAMHILYLIVQYFIAGQLGRKNFISLMKNMLPVYMTAIGTQSSAATIPVTLRQVKKNKVSDQIADFVVPLCATIHLSGSTITLVSCSMAVMMLNGMPTSFGIMFPFILMLGITMVAAPGVPGGAVISALGLLQTMLGFSPSLTSLMIALYIAQDSFGTACNVTGDGAIAIIVDRIKGGRKVQEPVEQMEAIL from the coding sequence ATGAAGAAATTAGGACTTTTACCCAAAATTATTCTAGGTATCATTTTAGGGGTAATTATTGGCTCCTTCTCGCCTGAATGGATCGTCAAAGGCACTGCAACATTTAGTGGTATGTTTAGTAATTTTCTTGACTTTATTATTCCATTGATTATCATCGGATTTATTGCTCCTGGTATTGGGGAGCTTGGAAAGGGTGCTGGAAAGCTCTTAGGATTAACGACAGCAATCGCATATGGTTCTACGATTGTAGCAGGATTGTCCGCCTATTTTGTAAGCACCAGCTTTTTCCCACATATTATAGAAGTTGGGACACTAACTAGTGCTTTCAAAAATCCAGAAGAAGCATTAACTCAGGCTTACTTTACGATTGAAATCCCACCTATTATGGGAGTAATGAGTGCACTTATACTTGCTTTTACCTTGGGACTAGGATCTGCGGCCCTCAAGGGAGATACCCTCCTAAAAGTAATGGTTGATCTTAGGGGAATTGTTGAAAAAGTAATTTCCTCTGTTATCGTACCACTATTGCCTGTGCATATCATGTGTGTGTTTACGAATCTGACATATGCTGGACAAGTACAAATGATTATCTCTGTATTCTTTAAAGTCTTTATTATTATTATTGCCATGCATATTTTGTATCTCATCGTGCAGTATTTTATTGCTGGACAACTGGGACGTAAAAACTTTATCTCTTTAATGAAGAATATGCTTCCTGTCTATATGACAGCGATCGGAACACAATCTTCAGCGGCTACAATACCTGTAACCTTACGTCAAGTGAAGAAAAATAAGGTAAGTGACCAGATCGCAGACTTTGTAGTTCCCTTATGTGCAACTATTCATCTATCTGGAAGTACGATAACACTGGTCAGCTGTTCTATGGCTGTAATGATGTTGAATGGAATGCCTACTTCTTTCGGAATAATGTTTCCCTTTATTCTAATGCTGGGCATTACCATGGTGGCTGCTCCAGGTGTTCCAGGTGGAGCCGTAATATCAGCACTTGGTCTATTGCAAACCATGCTTGGATTTAGCCCATCGTTGACATCACTAATGATTGCTCTTTATATTGCACAGGATAGTTTTGGAACAGCGTGCAACGTAACAGGTGATGGAGCGATTGCAATTATAGTGGATCGTATTAAAGGCGGGCGAAAAGTACAGGAGCCTGTAGAACAGATGGAAGCTATCCTATAA
- a CDS encoding acryloyl-CoA reductase: MQDIYRAFVLDVVNGQSNMQIQEQTIADLPDGEVTIRVAYSSVNFKDGMATIPNRIIRKYPMVPGIDLAGVVIASTDERYQIGDQVIATSYEIGVSHPGGFSEIARVPAKWVVPLPEGLTMQEAMILGTAGFTAALSIIRLEENGLSNDQGPVLVTGSTGGVGSVAVDILAKNGYEVTASTGKESEHAYLKELGATNILHRNEVIATDEKPMRQQLWAGAVDPVGGKTLEYLLSTIKYGGSVAVSGLTGGADVSTSVYPFILRGVNLLGIDSVYCPMDKRKVVWQRLASDLKPQHLTDRMVNEISLEELPKTLSQILEGQIRGRTIVRL; the protein is encoded by the coding sequence ATGCAGGATATCTATCGCGCATTCGTGCTGGATGTTGTAAATGGTCAATCCAACATGCAGATACAAGAACAGACTATAGCTGATTTACCAGATGGAGAAGTGACGATTCGTGTTGCCTATTCCAGTGTTAATTTCAAGGATGGCATGGCGACAATTCCGAATCGCATCATTCGCAAATACCCAATGGTTCCAGGTATTGATTTAGCAGGAGTAGTAATCGCTTCTACGGATGAACGCTACCAAATAGGCGATCAGGTGATTGCTACGAGCTATGAAATAGGTGTATCTCACCCAGGTGGATTTAGCGAAATTGCTAGGGTTCCAGCTAAATGGGTTGTGCCTTTACCAGAAGGCTTGACGATGCAGGAAGCTATGATTCTGGGTACAGCCGGCTTTACAGCAGCCCTATCTATTATTCGGCTAGAGGAGAATGGTTTGTCGAATGATCAGGGGCCGGTTCTGGTGACTGGTTCCACAGGTGGTGTTGGTAGTGTTGCTGTTGATATTTTGGCGAAAAATGGATACGAGGTAACGGCCAGTACTGGAAAAGAAAGTGAGCATGCCTATTTAAAAGAACTGGGCGCCACAAATATTTTACATCGTAATGAGGTTATTGCTACGGATGAAAAACCAATGCGCCAACAGCTTTGGGCAGGAGCAGTAGATCCAGTTGGGGGGAAAACATTAGAGTATCTCCTTTCTACCATCAAGTATGGGGGTTCTGTTGCTGTAAGCGGATTAACGGGGGGAGCGGATGTGTCTACAAGTGTATACCCCTTCATTTTACGTGGAGTGAATCTACTTGGAATCGATTCGGTCTATTGCCCGATGGATAAACGTAAAGTGGTATGGCAACGTCTAGCGTCTGATCTAAAACCACAGCATTTGACAGATCGGATGGTTAATGAAATTTCATTAGAAGAATTGCCGAAGACACTTTCTCAAATATTAGAGGGTCAAATACGTGGACGGACGATTGTAAGATTGTAG